A section of the Shimia isoporae genome encodes:
- a CDS encoding NAD(P)/FAD-dependent oxidoreductase, translating into MTRICDPFSYGDGPVSESFWADSVPIPDRGTAAGAVEADVAIIGAGFTGLNAALRLAQAGMSVVILEAKQVGWGASGRNGGFCCLGGAMLDAAGMERTYGADATRAFFMAEKGAVEFVEQMIDESGWDVDRHSDGETILAHKPSAMRAIADEAAHIDSLFGTKSTVIPKEELRQHGLGGDFHGAATLPVGFALNPRKYVSALANSVEQSGATIFGDSPVTDAKRDNGKWSLKTPEGTVRAEKLVIATNGYSSEAIPAWMAGRYLPAQSSIIVTRPLTDDELRSQGWTSSQMAYDSRSLIHYFRLMPDRRFLFGMRGGITTSETVHHRIRHKIRAHFERLFPEWRHVETPWFHTGFVCLSRDLTPFAGAVPEEEGLYAAFAYHGNGVAMGSYAGALLAEDILGRSGLPHPDVLRRPPKPFPLGRFRRLLMYPAYVGFELSDL; encoded by the coding sequence ATGACCCGGATTTGTGATCCGTTTTCTTATGGTGACGGTCCCGTTTCGGAAAGCTTTTGGGCCGACTCCGTGCCGATCCCTGATCGGGGAACTGCCGCTGGGGCAGTGGAGGCAGACGTCGCCATAATCGGAGCCGGTTTCACGGGGCTGAACGCCGCTTTGAGGTTGGCACAGGCAGGCATGTCGGTGGTTATTCTCGAGGCCAAACAAGTTGGTTGGGGCGCCTCGGGACGCAATGGCGGATTTTGCTGTCTTGGTGGGGCTATGCTGGATGCCGCTGGCATGGAACGCACTTATGGCGCTGACGCCACTCGCGCATTTTTCATGGCGGAAAAGGGGGCGGTGGAGTTTGTCGAACAGATGATCGATGAGTCGGGCTGGGATGTAGACCGGCACAGTGACGGCGAAACGATCTTGGCCCACAAACCGTCGGCGATGCGGGCAATTGCCGACGAGGCTGCCCATATCGATTCGCTTTTCGGGACGAAATCTACGGTCATCCCGAAAGAGGAATTGCGCCAACACGGCCTCGGTGGCGACTTTCACGGTGCCGCGACTTTACCTGTCGGATTCGCCCTGAACCCGCGAAAGTATGTTTCCGCACTGGCAAATTCGGTGGAGCAGTCCGGCGCGACGATATTTGGTGACTCTCCGGTGACCGACGCGAAACGGGACAACGGGAAATGGTCATTGAAGACACCAGAAGGCACGGTGCGCGCCGAAAAGCTGGTGATTGCGACCAACGGCTATTCCAGCGAGGCAATACCCGCATGGATGGCAGGTCGATATCTGCCGGCGCAATCCAGCATCATCGTGACGCGGCCGTTGACGGATGATGAGTTGCGGTCGCAGGGGTGGACTTCCTCGCAAATGGCCTATGACAGCCGCAGCCTGATCCACTACTTCCGTTTGATGCCGGACCGTCGGTTCCTTTTTGGGATGCGTGGCGGAATCACCACTTCGGAAACAGTGCATCACCGCATCCGGCACAAAATTCGCGCTCATTTTGAGCGCCTCTTTCCGGAGTGGCGGCACGTTGAGACGCCATGGTTCCATACGGGTTTTGTCTGTTTGTCACGCGATCTGACACCCTTTGCGGGCGCCGTGCCCGAAGAAGAAGGGTTATACGCGGCGTTTGCCTATCATGGGAACGGTGTGGCGATGGGTAGCTATGCCGGTGCCTTGCTAGCAGAGGACATTCTGGGGAGGTCCGGTTTGCCTCATCCCGACGTGTTGCGCCGTCCACCCAAACCTTTTCCGCTTGGGCGTTTCCGTCGGTTGCTGATGTATCCGGCCTATGTCGGGTTCGAATTGAGCGACCTCTGA
- a CDS encoding ABC transporter permease, whose protein sequence is MRRFSWFNATSLTLGFAFLYVPMIILIVYSFNKSKLVTVWAGFSTKWYGELLSNQAMLDAAWVTLKVAVISSSIATILGTMAAYVMVRSGRFFGRTLFSGMIYAPLVMPEVITGLSLLLLFIGLNVDRGIMTIVLAHTTFSMCYVSVVVSSRLVSFDQSLEEAALDLGCSPFQAFRLVTLPIIAPAVISGWLLAFTLSLDDLVIASFTSGPAATTLPMKIWSSVRLGVSPEINALSTIMIVLVTIGVITASLITKHQAVRQKREERAAERVS, encoded by the coding sequence ATGAGGAGGTTCAGCTGGTTCAATGCGACGTCTCTGACGCTCGGTTTCGCTTTTCTTTATGTGCCGATGATCATTCTGATCGTCTACAGCTTCAACAAGTCCAAGCTTGTGACCGTTTGGGCTGGCTTCTCGACCAAATGGTACGGAGAATTGCTGTCCAATCAGGCCATGCTGGATGCGGCGTGGGTGACACTTAAGGTTGCTGTGATCAGTTCTTCGATCGCCACTATTCTGGGGACTATGGCGGCCTATGTGATGGTGAGGTCCGGACGCTTTTTCGGGCGCACGCTGTTTTCCGGCATGATCTATGCGCCGCTGGTTATGCCCGAGGTGATCACCGGTCTGTCGCTTCTGCTGCTGTTCATTGGCTTAAATGTCGACCGTGGCATCATGACTATTGTCTTGGCACACACCACCTTTTCGATGTGTTACGTATCTGTGGTCGTCAGTTCACGGCTTGTAAGTTTCGATCAGTCTTTGGAGGAGGCCGCGCTGGACCTCGGCTGTTCTCCATTTCAGGCGTTCCGCCTTGTGACGTTGCCAATCATTGCGCCAGCGGTGATTTCAGGCTGGTTGCTGGCCTTTACTCTGTCGCTGGATGATCTGGTGATTGCATCGTTCACGTCGGGTCCTGCGGCAACCACACTTCCGATGAAAATCTGGAGTTCTGTACGCCTCGGGGTCAGCCCGGAAATCAACGCACTTTCAACGATCATGATCGTTCTGGTGACAATCGGGGTGATCACCGCATCGCTCATTACCAAACATCAGGCTGTACGCCAAAAACGTGAGGAACGGGCGGCCGAACGCGTGTCATGA
- a CDS encoding ABC transporter permease subunit, whose product MRRLALILVPYLWLLALFLVPFVIVLKISLSDLAMSIPPYTPQLDLAAGWEGIKSFFSQLDLENYVWLTEDELYWKAYLSSLQIAVFATFLTLLVGYPMAYGMARAPEEWRPMLLMLVILPFWTSFLIRVYAWMGILAKEGVLNQFLMWLGVISEPLVILNTNIAVYIGIVYTYLPFMILPIYASLDRMDDSLLEAAEDLGCSRFSAFWLVTAPLSKQGVIAGCFLVFIPTIGEFVIPSLLGGSKTLMIGKVLWDEFFSNRDWPVASAVAVVLLLILIIPIILFQRNEQKQREAEG is encoded by the coding sequence ATGCGTCGTCTGGCTCTCATACTGGTCCCGTACCTCTGGCTTCTGGCACTGTTTCTTGTGCCGTTTGTCATCGTGCTCAAGATCTCGCTGTCGGATCTGGCCATGTCTATCCCGCCATATACGCCGCAGCTCGATCTGGCGGCAGGTTGGGAAGGCATCAAATCCTTCTTCAGCCAACTTGATCTGGAAAACTATGTCTGGCTCACAGAAGATGAGCTTTACTGGAAGGCCTATCTTTCCAGCCTGCAGATCGCTGTTTTTGCGACGTTTTTGACGCTGCTAGTTGGCTATCCCATGGCCTATGGCATGGCACGGGCACCTGAAGAATGGCGACCGATGCTGTTGATGCTGGTTATCCTGCCGTTCTGGACCAGCTTTCTGATCCGAGTGTATGCATGGATGGGCATTCTGGCCAAAGAAGGTGTGCTTAACCAGTTCCTGATGTGGCTGGGCGTGATTTCGGAACCTTTGGTAATCCTAAACACCAATATCGCGGTCTATATCGGTATCGTTTACACCTATCTGCCGTTCATGATCCTGCCGATTTATGCCTCGCTCGATCGTATGGATGACAGCCTGCTGGAAGCGGCGGAAGACCTCGGATGTTCCCGATTCTCCGCCTTCTGGCTGGTAACCGCACCATTGTCCAAACAAGGCGTAATCGCCGGGTGCTTCCTCGTGTTCATCCCGACGATCGGGGAATTCGTGATCCCCTCGCTGTTGGGTGGGTCGAAAACCCTGATGATCGGTAAGGTACTGTGGGACGAGTTTTTCTCCAACCGCGACTGGCCGGTGGCCAGCGCAGTTGCAGTGGTTCTGCTGCTGATCCTGATCATCCCAATCATCCTGTTCCAACGGAACGAGCAGAAGCAGCGGGAGGCCGAAGGATGA
- a CDS encoding ABC transporter ATP-binding protein: MALDAFAPWDDPNAKPLIQFQNVTKRFGDFTAIDDLTVDIFEREFFALLGPSGCGKTTMMRMLAGFETPTEGTILLSGQNIAPVPPNQRAVNMMFQSYALFPHLSVWDNIAFGLKRDRMPKDEMAARVEEMLRLTRLEKFARRKPHQISGGQRQRVALARSLAKAPKLLLLDEPLGALDKKLRQETQFELMDIQESTGTTFVIVTHDQEEAMTVASRVAVMDHGKIVQVATPDAIYEAPNSTYVADFIGDVNLLNGTVAAEGDKLHLSWAEGQPDIVGSSSKTFSKDQSAFFAIRPEKINITAQKPDGAANALKGKVLDIAYLGNISTYHVELKGGQVIKAQTANNRRISRRSFTWEDTVWLSWTDTAGVFLER, encoded by the coding sequence ATGGCGCTCGACGCGTTTGCCCCTTGGGACGATCCCAACGCAAAACCGCTTATTCAATTCCAGAATGTCACCAAGCGTTTTGGCGATTTCACAGCGATCGACGATCTGACAGTGGACATTTTCGAGCGGGAATTCTTTGCGCTTTTGGGTCCATCAGGATGTGGCAAGACCACGATGATGCGGATGTTGGCGGGTTTCGAGACACCTACCGAAGGCACGATCCTGTTGAGTGGTCAGAATATCGCGCCGGTTCCTCCGAACCAGAGGGCGGTGAACATGATGTTCCAGTCCTATGCACTGTTTCCGCATCTGTCGGTCTGGGACAATATCGCTTTTGGTCTCAAGCGGGACCGCATGCCCAAGGACGAGATGGCAGCGCGAGTTGAAGAGATGCTGCGTTTGACGCGGCTCGAAAAATTCGCACGACGAAAACCGCATCAGATTTCCGGAGGCCAGCGACAGCGTGTGGCCTTGGCCCGCTCCCTGGCAAAAGCGCCGAAACTGCTTTTGCTTGATGAACCACTTGGCGCGCTGGACAAAAAACTGCGTCAGGAAACCCAGTTTGAACTGATGGACATTCAGGAGAGCACGGGGACCACTTTTGTTATTGTGACCCACGATCAGGAAGAGGCGATGACAGTGGCCAGCCGAGTGGCCGTAATGGACCATGGCAAGATCGTACAGGTCGCAACACCTGATGCGATTTACGAGGCGCCGAATTCCACCTATGTCGCTGATTTTATTGGGGATGTTAACCTGTTGAATGGAACGGTTGCAGCCGAAGGCGACAAGCTGCATCTGAGCTGGGCCGAAGGGCAACCCGACATTGTCGGAAGCTCTTCAAAAACGTTCTCCAAAGACCAGAGCGCGTTCTTTGCGATCCGCCCCGAGAAGATCAACATCACAGCCCAAAAACCGGATGGAGCGGCCAACGCTCTGAAGGGAAAAGTGCTTGATATCGCTTACCTTGGCAACATCTCGACCTATCACGTTGAGCTAAAGGGCGGGCAGGTTATCAAAGCCCAAACCGCCAATAACCGGCGCATATCGCGTCGCAGTTTCACTTGGGAAGACACTGTGTGGCTGAGCTGGACCGACACCGCCGGCGTGTTTCTGGAGCGCTGA
- a CDS encoding polyamine ABC transporter substrate-binding protein, translated as MKKTLLTLTAGVAMSAMAASAEEVRVYNWSDYIDEELLTKFEAETGIKLIYDVFDSNDVLETKMLAGKSGYDVVVPSGTFLQRQIAAGAFQKLDKSKLPNAGNMWDVIEARTDKYDPGNEYSINYMWGTTGIGANVNQVTEILGEDAPINSLSLIFDPANAEKLAACGIHMLDAADEMIPAALAYLGLNPDSHDTKDIAKAEEVLAAVSPHIQKFHSSEYINALANGDICVAIGWSGDILQARDRAWEAEKDYEIAYNAPVEGAMMWFDQMAIPVDAPNPDAAHTFLNFIMDAENMAAASNYVYYANGNKASQPMLEEDVIGDPAIYPDEATLENLYTTTPYPPKTQRVVTRTWTKIKSGT; from the coding sequence ATGAAGAAAACCCTGCTGACACTCACGGCTGGTGTTGCGATGAGCGCGATGGCCGCATCTGCGGAAGAAGTGCGCGTCTACAACTGGTCGGACTACATTGACGAAGAACTGCTGACAAAATTCGAGGCTGAGACCGGCATCAAGCTGATCTACGACGTTTTTGACAGCAACGATGTTCTGGAAACCAAAATGCTCGCCGGCAAGTCCGGCTACGACGTGGTTGTACCGTCCGGCACGTTCCTGCAGCGCCAAATCGCTGCGGGCGCGTTCCAGAAGCTAGACAAGTCCAAGCTGCCTAATGCGGGCAACATGTGGGACGTAATCGAGGCACGCACCGACAAGTATGACCCCGGCAACGAGTACTCCATCAACTATATGTGGGGTACCACGGGCATCGGCGCGAACGTAAACCAAGTCACCGAGATTCTGGGTGAAGACGCCCCGATCAATTCGCTGTCGCTGATTTTTGATCCGGCAAATGCTGAAAAGCTGGCGGCTTGCGGTATCCACATGCTGGACGCGGCGGACGAAATGATTCCAGCGGCTCTGGCGTATCTGGGTCTGAACCCCGACAGCCACGATACCAAGGACATTGCCAAAGCTGAGGAAGTTCTGGCCGCAGTGTCGCCACACATCCAGAAATTCCACAGCTCCGAGTACATCAACGCTCTGGCAAACGGTGACATCTGCGTCGCCATCGGTTGGTCCGGTGACATCCTTCAGGCGCGTGACCGTGCATGGGAAGCGGAGAAGGACTATGAAATCGCATACAACGCGCCGGTCGAAGGCGCGATGATGTGGTTTGACCAGATGGCTATTCCTGTGGACGCACCGAACCCGGATGCAGCACATACGTTCCTGAACTTCATCATGGACGCTGAAAATATGGCTGCGGCGTCCAACTACGTCTACTACGCCAACGGCAACAAGGCGTCCCAGCCCATGCTGGAGGAGGACGTGATTGGTGATCCGGCGATCTATCCGGACGAGGCCACTTTGGAAAACCTCTACACCACAACGCCGTACCCGCCGAAAACCCAGCGTGTTGTGACCCGCACCTGGACCAAGATCAAGTCGGGCACCTAA
- a CDS encoding GntR family transcriptional regulator, giving the protein MEGSLPQRKTTAQKAGEPARIPTHQLVYHQLRDAVLFGELAPGEPVTIQGLIERTGAGMTPIREAIRRLTSEGALEFRGNRRVLVPMPTPEAIEELIFLRETLEPQLAARAATRASDADIQELKRIDSALDEAITRGDVATYLRQNHAFHTKLYTVAEAPILSEVVGGVWLRFGPAMRVVCGRMGTQNLPDNHKTALAALAAKDSTAAAEAMRLDVVQGMEQLLEALKDAESFADAID; this is encoded by the coding sequence ATGGAAGGCAGCTTGCCTCAGAGGAAAACAACCGCTCAAAAAGCTGGTGAGCCAGCGCGGATACCAACCCATCAGCTGGTCTATCACCAATTGCGTGACGCCGTGCTGTTTGGCGAGCTCGCACCCGGAGAGCCAGTGACGATTCAGGGACTTATCGAGAGAACGGGTGCCGGCATGACCCCGATCCGCGAGGCCATTCGACGCCTGACTTCCGAGGGCGCGCTGGAGTTTCGCGGCAATCGTCGGGTGCTGGTTCCAATGCCCACGCCAGAGGCCATTGAAGAGCTGATATTTCTGCGGGAAACCCTTGAACCTCAATTGGCTGCACGTGCGGCCACCCGGGCCAGCGACGCCGACATCCAAGAGCTGAAACGGATCGATTCGGCGCTCGACGAAGCGATCACACGCGGCGACGTGGCTACTTATCTGCGCCAGAATCACGCCTTCCACACGAAACTGTATACCGTCGCCGAAGCTCCGATTCTCTCGGAAGTGGTGGGCGGCGTTTGGCTCAGGTTTGGTCCTGCAATGCGCGTTGTCTGCGGACGCATGGGCACCCAGAACCTACCCGATAACCACAAGACCGCGCTCGCCGCGCTGGCGGCCAAGGATAGCACCGCCGCCGCCGAAGCCATGCGACTTGATGTTGTTCAGGGTATGGAACAACTGCTTGAAGCGCTGAAGGACGCAGAGTCCTTCGCCGATGCGATTGACTAA
- a CDS encoding aspartate aminotransferase family protein, which translates to MSVITNHMPTEELQALDAAHHMHPFTTQDELAERGVRVITRAKGVTLTDSEGHEILDGMAGLWCVNIGYGREELAEAAARQMRELPYYNTFFMTTHVPVIALSAKLAQLAPEGLNTVFYAGSGSEANDTNIRLVRHYWSAMGKPEKSIIISRQNAYHGSTLGGASLGGMVPMHQQGGLPLPDKHHIGQPDWWSEGGDMSPEEFGLMRARELEETILHYGEDRIAAFIGEPVQGAGGVIVPPETYWPEIQRICDKYGILLIADEVICGFGRTGNWFGSETMGIRPDIMTIAKGLSSGYAPIGGSIVSDEIAKVVNATEFNHGYTYSGHPVCSAVALENLRIMEEERVVETVRDVTAPYLKQKWEALTDHPLVGEAKIVGMMGSIALTPNKESRAPFAAEKGTVGYKCREHCFDTGLVMRHVGDRMVISPPLVIKPEEIDMLIDRATIALDKTYDQIKSEGLYK; encoded by the coding sequence ATGAGCGTGATCACGAACCACATGCCAACCGAAGAGCTGCAGGCGCTGGATGCAGCCCACCATATGCACCCCTTCACCACGCAGGATGAACTGGCAGAGCGCGGCGTCCGGGTAATCACCCGCGCAAAGGGTGTGACCCTGACCGATAGCGAAGGTCATGAGATACTGGACGGCATGGCTGGCCTGTGGTGCGTGAACATCGGGTATGGGCGCGAAGAACTTGCCGAGGCCGCGGCCCGCCAGATGCGAGAACTGCCTTACTACAACACCTTCTTTATGACCACGCACGTGCCGGTCATCGCCCTGTCCGCCAAACTCGCGCAACTGGCCCCCGAAGGTCTGAACACTGTTTTCTATGCGGGCTCCGGCTCCGAAGCGAACGACACCAACATCCGCTTAGTGCGTCACTATTGGTCCGCAATGGGCAAACCCGAGAAATCGATCATCATTTCACGTCAGAATGCTTACCACGGATCGACGCTTGGTGGCGCAAGTCTTGGCGGTATGGTCCCGATGCACCAGCAGGGGGGCCTTCCACTGCCGGACAAACACCACATCGGCCAGCCGGACTGGTGGTCAGAAGGCGGCGATATGAGCCCCGAGGAATTCGGGTTGATGCGTGCCCGCGAGCTGGAAGAAACCATTCTCCATTACGGCGAAGACCGTATTGCAGCCTTCATCGGCGAACCCGTACAAGGCGCCGGCGGTGTGATTGTGCCGCCAGAAACCTACTGGCCGGAAATCCAGCGCATCTGCGATAAATACGGCATTTTGCTCATTGCTGACGAGGTGATTTGCGGCTTTGGCCGGACCGGCAACTGGTTCGGCTCCGAAACCATGGGTATCCGCCCTGACATCATGACCATCGCAAAGGGTCTGAGCTCAGGCTATGCGCCCATCGGCGGCTCCATTGTCTCTGACGAGATCGCAAAAGTCGTGAACGCAACCGAATTCAACCATGGCTACACCTACTCCGGCCATCCGGTATGCTCCGCTGTGGCGCTGGAAAACCTGCGCATCATGGAAGAGGAACGGGTTGTAGAGACCGTACGCGATGTCACCGCGCCCTACCTCAAACAAAAATGGGAAGCGCTCACAGATCACCCGCTTGTGGGCGAAGCAAAGATTGTCGGCATGATGGGATCGATCGCTTTGACCCCGAACAAGGAAAGCCGCGCACCGTTTGCCGCCGAAAAAGGCACGGTCGGCTACAAATGCCGTGAACACTGCTTCGACACAGGCCTGGTGATGCGCCATGTGGGCGACAGGATGGTGATTTCACCCCCGCTGGTGATCAAGCCGGAAGAAATTGACATGCTGATTGACCGGGCAACCATCGCGCTCGACAAGACCTACGATCAGATCAAATCTGAGGGCCTGTACAAGTAA
- a CDS encoding L,D-transpeptidase: MQRRQFLTTAAAASAALSTPMIARAAASQSFELMEHLKPREVTIARKYKFEPGQIVVTLQAFYLYHMQDDRTAIRYGVAVGKEGLNFRGDATIDRKVEWPNWTPTAEMIERNPQYARWKDGMPGGPNNPLGSRALYLYQNGQDTLFRIHGTNVPQSVGTPSSNGCIRMYNPHVEHLYSILPLGTKVSVF, translated from the coding sequence ATGCAAAGACGTCAATTTCTGACCACAGCCGCGGCGGCCAGCGCGGCTCTGAGCACCCCGATGATCGCGCGCGCTGCCGCCAGCCAATCCTTCGAATTGATGGAACACCTCAAGCCGCGTGAAGTGACAATCGCACGCAAGTACAAGTTCGAACCCGGTCAGATCGTCGTCACCCTGCAAGCGTTCTACCTTTACCATATGCAGGATGATCGCACCGCGATCCGCTATGGCGTGGCTGTGGGCAAAGAGGGCCTCAACTTCCGCGGCGATGCCACAATCGACCGCAAAGTCGAATGGCCGAACTGGACCCCGACTGCCGAAATGATCGAACGCAACCCGCAATATGCACGCTGGAAAGACGGTATGCCCGGAGGCCCGAACAACCCGCTCGGGAGTCGCGCACTATATCTCTACCAGAATGGACAGGACACATTGTTCCGCATCCACGGAACCAATGTGCCCCAATCTGTCGGCACGCCTTCATCGAACGGCTGCATCCGGATGTACAATCCGCACGTAGAGCACCTCTACAGCATCCTGCCGTTGGGCACGAAGGTCTCTGTTTTCTGA
- a CDS encoding lytic murein transglycosylase, which yields MRAAAILALTMTATSVIAEAPLTSLRPVLRPDLAVTNITQTVAVVAPTEAGLQDWIRAYRPRALSAGISATTFDQAMSRARYDADVIKRDRNQSEFTKTIWDYLDSAASDLRVKNGQAALARHNDKLVQIERKYGVDKEVVVAIWGLESAYGTFRGSTPIISALATLAYDGRRGAFFEEQLTAALTILQNGDTSVANMTGSWAGAMGHTQFMPTSFLSYAVDFTGDGKRDIWTDDPSDALASTAAYLKNSGWVKGQPWGVEVRIPDGFDYTLANRETLKMPGEWARIGIRDMNGRKVPNHGKASILLPAGAEGAAFMIFKNFDAIETYNTADAYVIGVGHLSDRIQGAAKIQGAWPRGDRALTYDERIELQTRLTAAGFDTQKIDAKIGPLTINAVREYQLSRGMTPDGYASLRLLSSLR from the coding sequence ATGCGAGCAGCAGCAATTCTGGCACTGACAATGACCGCAACAAGTGTGATCGCTGAAGCGCCGCTAACGTCGCTGCGGCCGGTTCTGAGGCCTGATCTGGCGGTCACCAATATCACGCAAACCGTTGCTGTTGTGGCCCCGACAGAGGCTGGACTTCAGGATTGGATTCGCGCCTACCGGCCCAGAGCGCTGAGCGCTGGCATTTCCGCGACCACATTTGACCAGGCCATGTCGCGGGCCCGCTATGATGCTGATGTGATCAAACGCGACCGGAACCAGTCCGAGTTCACAAAAACGATCTGGGATTATCTCGACAGCGCGGCCAGCGATTTACGCGTCAAGAACGGGCAGGCGGCGCTGGCCAGGCACAACGACAAGCTTGTTCAGATCGAACGCAAATACGGCGTCGACAAGGAAGTTGTCGTTGCCATTTGGGGGCTGGAAAGCGCCTATGGCACGTTTCGCGGCAGCACGCCTATCATCAGCGCTTTGGCGACCCTGGCCTATGACGGACGGCGCGGTGCCTTCTTCGAGGAGCAACTGACCGCAGCTTTGACGATTCTGCAAAACGGAGACACATCGGTTGCGAACATGACCGGCAGTTGGGCCGGTGCCATGGGGCATACCCAATTCATGCCGACCTCATTTTTGTCTTACGCTGTGGATTTCACAGGCGACGGAAAGCGCGATATCTGGACAGACGATCCGAGCGACGCGCTGGCCTCGACAGCGGCCTATTTGAAGAATTCGGGTTGGGTCAAGGGACAGCCTTGGGGTGTTGAAGTGCGCATTCCGGACGGATTTGACTATACATTGGCCAACCGGGAAACGCTCAAGATGCCCGGGGAGTGGGCCCGCATCGGCATTCGGGACATGAACGGACGCAAGGTACCGAACCACGGTAAAGCGTCGATCCTTTTGCCTGCGGGCGCAGAGGGAGCGGCGTTTATGATTTTCAAAAATTTCGACGCCATCGAAACGTACAACACCGCGGATGCATATGTGATCGGAGTGGGGCACCTGAGTGATCGCATTCAAGGTGCGGCGAAGATTCAAGGCGCATGGCCGCGCGGAGATCGGGCTCTGACCTATGATGAACGTATCGAATTGCAGACGCGCCTGACTGCAGCAGGTTTCGATACGCAGAAAATCGACGCCAAAATTGGCCCGCTGACGATCAACGCGGTTCGGGAATACCAGCTTTCGCGTGGTATGACACCGGACGGCTATGCTTCTTTGAGATTGCTCAGCAGCCTGCGCTGA
- a CDS encoding helix-turn-helix transcriptional regulator encodes MPRTDRLFQLMQALRDLPAPATALALALETGVSERTIYRDIDTLRGLGAVIDGEAGFGFTLIEDATLPPLGFVPEEIEALVVGLTEVTQIGDPALAKAAKSALTKLKSRLPSAQAHRLKHAVLTAKRFYKPPTIVIDASALRQAAWEERTIAVDYADAKGKRTVRELDPLTITFLDGTHCLLAYCHLREDYRVFRLDRMEDFTVTDRSFRPRRIPMLREFKARLEAEPPRHIQS; translated from the coding sequence ATGCCCAGAACCGACCGCCTGTTTCAGTTGATGCAAGCCCTGCGTGATTTGCCGGCGCCTGCAACGGCGCTTGCGCTCGCGTTGGAAACCGGCGTTTCAGAGCGCACGATTTATCGCGACATCGACACGTTGCGCGGGTTGGGCGCGGTGATCGATGGCGAGGCCGGTTTCGGATTCACCTTGATTGAAGACGCAACGCTGCCGCCGCTTGGGTTTGTTCCCGAAGAAATAGAGGCGCTGGTGGTGGGGCTGACAGAAGTCACGCAGATTGGTGATCCTGCACTTGCCAAGGCCGCAAAATCGGCTCTAACAAAGCTGAAATCGCGCCTTCCATCGGCTCAGGCCCACCGTCTCAAGCACGCGGTACTGACAGCCAAGCGGTTCTATAAGCCCCCGACCATCGTCATAGATGCCAGCGCCTTGCGGCAAGCGGCTTGGGAGGAGCGTACGATCGCTGTTGATTACGCCGACGCAAAGGGCAAGCGTACCGTGCGTGAACTTGACCCTCTGACCATTACCTTTCTGGACGGCACGCATTGCCTGTTGGCCTATTGTCATCTGCGTGAGGATTACCGGGTGTTTCGTCTCGACCGGATGGAGGATTTCACAGTGACAGACCGGTCTTTCCGTCCGCGTCGTATTCCGATGCTGCGGGAGTTCAAAGCGCGGCTGGAGGCAGAACCGCCTCGCCATATTCAATCCTGA
- a CDS encoding glutathione S-transferase family protein, protein MHLIMFPGNAALPSHSPFCLKTICLLEMAGIKWQPEISVDVSVQPLGKLPVLRVGDRLIPDSSNIEDYLTAQGADFYAGLSDEQKGIAHALKSMVEHNLVLGLVHDRWLDERVWPIMREEFFAAVPAEAREMVAEEGRAPVRTGLTSQGIARFSPEDRHQRLGRDLATLETVLGDQTYLFGDLPSGADAAIAPVLDMILRLPARTELRAAVEDIPTFAPYVSRVRSAIYPGGKMTGCAMPKQALAG, encoded by the coding sequence ATGCATCTGATTATGTTCCCCGGTAATGCGGCCCTTCCGAGCCATTCGCCTTTCTGCCTGAAAACCATTTGCCTGCTCGAAATGGCAGGCATCAAATGGCAGCCAGAAATTTCCGTGGATGTCTCGGTCCAACCCTTGGGCAAATTGCCGGTATTGCGGGTGGGCGACCGGTTGATCCCCGACAGTTCCAACATCGAAGACTATCTGACCGCGCAGGGTGCCGATTTCTACGCCGGCCTTTCCGACGAACAGAAAGGCATCGCACACGCGCTCAAAAGCATGGTCGAGCACAACCTCGTACTCGGCCTTGTGCATGACCGCTGGCTGGACGAACGGGTATGGCCCATCATGCGCGAAGAGTTTTTTGCCGCCGTACCAGCCGAAGCCCGCGAGATGGTTGCTGAAGAAGGTCGGGCGCCTGTACGTACCGGCCTGACATCACAGGGTATCGCGCGTTTCTCACCGGAAGATCGCCATCAACGATTGGGCAGAGATTTGGCAACGCTAGAGACTGTATTGGGTGATCAAACCTACCTGTTTGGCGACCTGCCATCAGGAGCGGATGCCGCCATTGCACCGGTGCTGGATATGATCCTTAGATTGCCCGCCAGAACAGAACTGCGGGCTGCTGTCGAAGACATTCCCACATTCGCGCCTTATGTCTCTCGTGTGCGTTCCGCGATCTATCCCGGAGGCAAAATGACGGGCTGCGCCATGCCCAAACAAGCTCTTGCCGGCTGA